The genome window CGGCTTGACCGGCCTTGTCACCCACCCCAGCCCTCGTCCCACCCTAATCCACCTCTACAGGACCACCTTGGAGAACTTGAAGAGGTTCCCAGAGTCCTCCGTCTACCGGCAATCCACCGAAGCACTGACACGCCACCGTCTGCAGATCGTTGAGTCCGTTAAGCCCCCAGGTTATGATGCTTGGCTAGAGCGCGTGAAGAAGGCTGTCAGTGCCGAACCCGAGCGCTTCGCTTCTCTCCGGCTCGCCGATGGAACTTATGCGGGATTTATGCGCAATGATGGAACCGACAATCCCCGTGGTGAAGAGTGGGATGGTGAAGCCTTGGAGCCAACCACGGAGGGACCTGCTCGTacggcagaagaagaagcacgGTGGCACAAAGCTATTGAAGAAGCGACTGCCACAACACAGGCGAAAGATTCAGACTTTGCTACCGAACAAATGAAGTGGGAGAATGAGCCAGCCCTCGAGGCAGAACAGTACGTCGACCTACGCCCTTATTCTGCGGTCACTAGCAGGGCAACTGACCATAGATCGCAGGATTGCCGAGATTGAGAAGCAGATTGGTGCTGGTCTGATTGAAGAGGTCATCCAGGTCGCCGAAAATGAGCTGAAACTTGTCGACGAAATGTACAAGTCTAAAGTGTAAGTTTTTGCTCCCACCCTACCCCTAGGGAGCCGATACCTAATGCTTTACAGGTGGGAGGAACTAGAAGAGAAGCCTCGCCCGGGCCAGTGGGTCTATTTCGATCGTGTccccccttcttcgccttaATAGACTTCTGACGTCGCATATTATGTGTTCGAATGAAAATTACTTGTATTTATTAGCCAACGTGGCCCTACATTTGAATGGGCACCCATTCGAGACAATTACATTCCGTTTCTATGAATTTGAGGATCCACTATTGGTTATAGTTGCGCCGCATGGGTCCTACACGCTGGCTCCTGCCTGTGGAACGAGCCTGTATATGGagtgatggtgatgatgatgttgtccTCTTGGATAACGAGTTCTGCGTAGTAGAACCTGGCACACACCACCTGAACTCAATTGAAGGACGTCAGAGTAGCCCGCTTCAATCTTCTGAGGATGTAATTGTCTGCGTTGTGAGGATGCACCACAGCGATTACATCGTCAAGTGAATGAGTGGGCCAAGCCCATCGAGTTCCCTCAGCACATGCCACATTTGTGAGTGCGCGCATTTGCACCATTCGATAAGTCGGAATCTTACTGCGAGATCATTTCTGGTTCTGAACTGCCATTTGCGCATAATAGTCTCTGAATGCCAGGTCCATGCCCCTGGAGTAAGTAGTTGAACCAAATAGCGTAGGCGGTGAGCGGTGAGCGTCGCTAGCCCATTCGAGATAGCTGGCGGGAATCCGTTTCCTTGTGGACACATCGCTGCCAGTCCCTGAATGTTTGTGACAACTCCGCGGGCCATTTTGTCCGGGGACTCTCGATATTTTATTTGTCCACCACTTTTTCATCTCAAACCCTCTCACTCAGGTCCTCTTTAATCCCAAGCTGGGCTGTTTGAGCGGCTCGTGGCCCAGTTTCCGCTTCCTTCTCACAGGCCGCACCCCCGACGCCGCACATAGAGTCTCCCCCCACATACAACATGAGATTGGATGTCAAGGTACGCAGGCAAGCACTCAGATGCATATACGTCTACATCCCATCAGCTCAAAACTCGGATTGCGATTGCTTGGCTACCCATTGGAATGTTTACTGATTATTGTTGCGATTAACAGAGACAGCTTTTCGCCCGCTCGGAGCGAGTGAAGGGCATCGACTTCCATCCCACGGAGCCATGGGTGAGTACTCTTTTTGGTGATTTTAAAATCTTATAAAATGCTGACTTGCTATTAGATCCTGACTACTTTATATAGCGGTATGATAGCGACCTGAATGATTGCAATTGCAAATGCGCTGATGAAGACGTACAGGTCACGTATACATCTGGTCGTATGAAAGCCAGGTGAGCTGCACTGAGAAGATCCCTTTCCGAAATTCGACTGACCGATATTCTTCCCCAAGTCAATCATCAAAACTTTTGAACTCACCGACGTCCCCGTACGAGCGGGACGATTCATTGCCCGCAAGAACTGGATCGTCTGTGGCTCCGATGATTTCCAACTCCGCGTCTACAACTACAATACGTCTGAGAAGATCGCATCGTTCGAAGCTCACCCGGACTATATTCGATCGATCGCTGTTCACCCCACCCAACCATTTGTTCTCACCGCCTCCGATGACATGACGATTAAACTCTGGGACTGGGAGAAAGGCTGGAAGTGTGTTCAAGTTTATGAAGGTCACAGTCACTATGTGATGGGCCTGGCCATTAATCCGAAGGACACGAACACATTTGCttctgcatgcttagatcGTACTGTCAAGATCTGGAGCCTAGGCTCTCCCCATGCTAACTTCACTCTGGAAGCTCACGAGACCAAGGGTGTGAACCACGTTGATTACTACCCACAAGCCGACAAGCCATACCTTCTCACAACTTCTGATGACAGAACTGTCAAAGTCTGGGACTACACGACCAAGGCACTCATTGCGACCTTGGAAGGCCACACGAGCAATGTCTCATTCGCCTGTTACCACCCTGAATTGCCGGTTATCATCTCCGGATCTGAGGACGGCACCATCAAGCTATGGCACGCAAACACATACAGACTGGAGCAATCATTGAGCTACGGTCTGGAGAGAGCGTGGTGTGTTGCGTATCAACGTGGCCGACAAGGTATTGCCATGGGTTTCGATGACGGTGCGGTGGTCGTGAAGATGGGGCGAGAAGAGCCTGCTGTCTCGATGGACGGGTCTGGCAAGATTGTTTGGGCAAGACATAACGAAGTCGTATCGACAGTTATCAAGGGTGGTGACTCCAGCATTAAAGATGGAACACCGCTTTCCCTACCCACGAAGGAATTGGGCTCGTGCGAAATCTATCCTCAGACACTATCCCACTCTCCTAATGGGAGATTTGTTTCAGTTTGCGGGGATGGAGAGTACATCATCTATACTGCTCTTGCCTGGAGAAATAAGGCTTTCGGTCAGGCTTTAGACTTCGCCTGGGGCTCAAAGGACAACAGCAACGACTATGCCATTCGAGAGTCACCGACGAGTGtcaagatcttcaagaaTTTCAAGGAAGTAACAGGTGGTCTCGATGTGGGCTTCCAGGCCGAAGGGCTCACGGGCGGCGTGCTTCTGGGTGTGAAGGGACAGGGAGGAATTGGCATGTTCGACTGGGAGACAGGGAATCTTGTTCGTCGCATCGAAGTCGAGCCCAAAGCTGTAAGTCTGTGATTGGAAGTTCTGTTATAATATCGCATTGTCTTACCAAAGTTCACAGGTCTACTGGTCTGAGTCCGGAGAGCTGGTCACTCTTGCGTGTGAGGACACCTTCTACGTTCTGCGATTTTCAAAGGAGAACTACATCAATGGGCTGAATGCTGGTGAAGCCGATGAAGACGGAGTTGAGTCTGCTTTTGAGGTTGTCACCGACGTCAATGAATCTGTCAGGACAGGCCAATGGGTTGGAGACTGCTTCATTTACACCAACTCGACAAATCGCCTCAATTACCTTGTCGGTGACCAGACCTACACTATCTCTCATTTTGACCAGGGCATGTATGTCTTGGGTTATCTGCCGCGCGACGGTCGTATCTACCTTGCCGACAAGGATGTCAATATTGTTTCCTTCGGCCTGTCGCTGAGCATGGTTGAGTACCAGACAGTGGTGCTGCGTGGCGACATGGATATGGCCGCGGAGCTGCTCAAGGATGTTCCTCGGGACCAGATGAACAAGGTTGCACGCTTCCTTGAGGGTCAAGGCTATAAAGAAATGGCCCTAGAGGTGGCCACCGATCCAGAGCACCGCTTCGAGCTTGCCCTGTCGCTGAACAACCTCGATACTGCTCTCGAGATTGCCCGTGAAGCCAACGTGGAGCACAAATGGAAGATCGTTGGCGATGCCGCCATGGCAGCATGGAACCTTGCTTTGGCCGAGGAGTGTTTCACGAATGCCAAGGA of Aspergillus fumigatus Af293 chromosome 2, whole genome shotgun sequence contains these proteins:
- a CDS encoding complex I NDUFA5 subunit family protein, coding for MRSTFRLLANVKSARYLEPFAPTGLTGLVTHPSPRPTLIHLYRTTLENLKRFPESSVYRQSTEALTRHRLQIVESVKPPGYDAWLERVKKAVSAEPERFASLRLADGTYAGFMRNDGTDNPRGEEWDGEALEPTTEGPARTAEEEARWHKAIEEATATTQAKDSDFATEQMKWENEPALEAEQIAEIEKQIGAGLIEEVIQVAENELKLVDEMYKSKVWEELEEKPRPGQWVYFDRVPPSSP
- a CDS encoding coatomer subunit beta', yielding MRLDVKRQLFARSERVKGIDFHPTEPWILTTLYSGHVYIWSYESQSIIKTFELTDVPVRAGRFIARKNWIVCGSDDFQLRVYNYNTSEKIASFEAHPDYIRSIAVHPTQPFVLTASDDMTIKLWDWEKGWKCVQVYEGHSHYVMGLAINPKDTNTFASACLDRTVKIWSLGSPHANFTLEAHETKGVNHVDYYPQADKPYLLTTSDDRTVKVWDYTTKALIATLEGHTSNVSFACYHPELPVIISGSEDGTIKLWHANTYRLEQSLSYGLERAWCVAYQRGRQGIAMGFDDGAVVVKMGREEPAVSMDGSGKIVWARHNEVVSTVIKGGDSSIKDGTPLSLPTKELGSCEIYPQTLSHSPNGRFVSVCGDGEYIIYTALAWRNKAFGQALDFAWGSKDNSNDYAIRESPTSVKIFKNFKEVTGGLDVGFQAEGLTGGVLLGVKGQGGIGMFDWETGNLVRRIEVEPKAVYWSESGELVTLACEDTFYVLRFSKENYINGLNAGEADEDGVESAFEVVTDVNESVRTGQWVGDCFIYTNSTNRLNYLVGDQTYTISHFDQGMYVLGYLPRDGRIYLADKDVNIVSFGLSLSMVEYQTVVLRGDMDMAAELLKDVPRDQMNKVARFLEGQGYKEMALEVATDPEHRFELALSLNNLDTALEIAREANVEHKWKIVGDAAMAAWNLALAEECFTNAKDLGSLLLLHTASGNRAGLRQLAEQASEAGLQNVAFSSLWSLGDVDGCIDLLVRTNRLAEAVLFAQTYKPSRAPKLVVQWKASLEQSGKSKVARLIGVPPGAPDAVATDDDLFPEWDEYLRLEKEGVVPEPPSSESLIDINADDEAVTRSAENGTAEVQTEA